From the genome of Gracilibacillus salitolerans, one region includes:
- a CDS encoding 5-methylcytosine restriction system specificity protein McrC — protein MERNNNIPIRNIYYMLSYAYQTLNLTEYKQIGTEKFENVKELYAKILSIGIPILIRGGLSKGYISVEETSNVIKGKIDINSTIKKNALVNKKIAVVYDEFSENILLNQIIKATLVYLSRSNKISQKMRRLFYGLLPYFTEVSDVELDLKLWNNVRYNRQNIRYQFIVDVCRYLYEQLLFDESSTSQMMKEVQDEQRLSSLYEKFIYAFFKRETKYKVSHPQIQWSVDDEFTDALPIMQTDLVLQKDKKTLIVDAKFYSENMVARFEGGMTKQNSGNLYQIFTYINNWKADPEEKVAGMLLYAKTTALNQPNHIYQIKGNQIFVVSLDLQQDFSNIKENLLAYVNQFFT, from the coding sequence ATGGAGAGAAATAATAATATTCCAATTCGTAATATATACTATATGCTTTCCTATGCATATCAAACGTTAAATCTTACCGAGTATAAACAAATTGGAACAGAAAAGTTTGAGAACGTTAAAGAGCTTTACGCAAAAATTTTATCCATTGGTATACCTATTTTGATTCGCGGAGGATTAAGTAAAGGTTATATAAGTGTTGAAGAGACTTCCAATGTTATTAAGGGGAAAATTGATATCAATTCTACGATAAAGAAAAATGCATTGGTAAATAAAAAAATTGCAGTAGTTTATGATGAATTCTCTGAAAATATATTGTTGAATCAAATTATTAAAGCGACACTCGTTTACCTATCACGTTCAAATAAAATAAGTCAAAAAATGCGTAGATTATTTTACGGTTTGCTGCCTTATTTTACAGAGGTATCAGATGTAGAGCTAGATTTGAAGCTATGGAATAACGTTAGATATAACCGCCAAAACATTCGTTATCAATTTATTGTAGACGTGTGTAGATATCTTTATGAGCAGTTATTATTTGATGAAAGCTCTACATCTCAAATGATGAAAGAAGTTCAAGACGAACAAAGATTATCGTCTTTATATGAAAAGTTCATCTATGCATTTTTCAAACGTGAAACGAAATATAAGGTATCCCATCCTCAAATTCAGTGGAGTGTTGATGATGAATTCACAGATGCATTACCGATTATGCAAACAGACCTCGTACTTCAAAAAGATAAAAAAACATTGATTGTGGATGCGAAATTTTATTCTGAGAATATGGTAGCAAGGTTTGAAGGTGGAATGACAAAACAAAATTCAGGAAACCTTTATCAAATATTTACTTATATAAATAATTGGAAAGCAGATCCGGAAGAAAAGGTTGCAGGCATGTTACTTTATGCGAAAACAACGGCATTAAATCAACCTAATCATATTTATCAGATTAAAGGTAATCAAATTTTTGTTGTATCTCTTGATTTACAACAAGATTTTAGCAACATAAAGGAGAACCTATTAGCATATGTCAATCAATTTTTTACGTAG
- a CDS encoding thermonuclease family protein, which yields MGNIAEEMEKEEKKLQEQEEKVEKELEEEENNKSIEDKNKELEAEYGELGTTEYDLEAITEEVTLKSVTDGETVVVEGDNGEETVQLLLIDTPEIVDPSVDPQEFGSRARSNLENLLGATLKLERGNPERNKNGHTLGYIWMKNGSEYVNFNKLLVQRGFAKVSNLSEPNTKYLDEFIEAENEAKQEQLKIWSIEGYVTDDGFDMSVYGR from the coding sequence GTGGGTAATATAGCTGAAGAAATGGAAAAAGAAGAGAAAAAATTACAGGAACAAGAGGAAAAAGTGGAAAAGGAACTAGAAGAGGAAGAAAATAATAAAAGTATCGAAGACAAAAACAAAGAATTAGAAGCTGAGTACGGTGAGTTAGGGACGACAGAGTACGACCTCGAAGCTATCACCGAAGAAGTAACGCTAAAGAGCGTGACTGACGGTGAAACTGTAGTCGTAGAAGGTGACAATGGCGAAGAAACCGTGCAGTTATTGCTTATTGACACGCCAGAGATTGTAGACCCATCTGTGGACCCACAAGAATTCGGATCGCGAGCGCGTAGTAATTTAGAGAATTTACTAGGTGCTACTTTGAAATTAGAACGAGGGAATCCAGAAAGAAATAAGAACGGGCACACTCTCGGTTATATTTGGATGAAAAACGGATCTGAATACGTTAACTTTAACAAACTGCTTGTTCAAAGAGGATTTGCAAAAGTGTCGAATTTATCTGAACCGAACACAAAGTATCTGGACGAGTTCATAGAAGCTGAGAACGAAGCGAAGCAAGAACAATTAAAAATTTGGAGTATTGAAGGCTATGTTACAGATGACGGGTTTGATATGTCAGTGTACGGGCGGTAA
- a CDS encoding AAA family ATPase, protein MNKVVNTQKEKYKAWVTENLGEKTGIWYTPYLEKLGHLLEKFGLASGYKENFFEYQSYSEFKRNYQQMTEQSDEDIERLVSGKSTPRYPEKFGKTRIQFRKKYAEEQYNRGERSKPDNLGGIPDWGVLMRSYLIFLYYDENPTLTYPKKEKKIKNQEDEIDNSINYWVISPGENSRLWDQFSAENMIALGWDYLGDLKNYDSKEAVERKIAEQRADGVRPVNDTKAVWDFYREIQTGDVVYVKEGMKRILARGVVTGDYYFDDEASEYKHRRKVDWLQVGNWELHQSFAQKTLTCLNAYPNFIQEIDQVMNEDFIDPKIAEVNEFRNWLSNQVTDTGASLNDKTVTQKVNALKDIEQYFDAPIFGETDIEQLKRLKDAVVSDEAYKKYKGVSGSSIDYYIRFIESKPTVQENESYTMDEFLSDVFIEEKELRRLISLLENKKNLILKGAPGVGKTYIAKRLANVMMEEKDETRIHMVQFHQSYSYEDFIEGFRPKAAGEGFELKQGPFVKFARKAARDPERDYFFIIDEINRGNMSKIFGELMMLIEADKRGEQINLLYSNDMFSVPSNLYIIGMMNTADRSLALLDYALRRRFSFFEIKPAFQNETFKSYVNELNNPEVLNRIINEIKSLNNQIVEELGTGFLIGHSYFVGDAYKVDTATRVEEVIDYEIIPQLFEYWFDDEQKANDWAERLRGCYDGEK, encoded by the coding sequence ATGAATAAAGTTGTGAATACACAAAAAGAAAAATATAAAGCTTGGGTGACGGAAAATTTAGGTGAAAAAACAGGTATATGGTACACGCCATATCTTGAAAAACTTGGACATCTGTTAGAAAAGTTTGGTTTGGCTAGCGGCTATAAGGAAAATTTCTTTGAATATCAATCCTATTCGGAATTTAAAAGGAACTATCAACAAATGACAGAACAAAGTGATGAGGATATTGAGAGATTAGTATCTGGTAAAAGTACACCTCGATATCCAGAAAAGTTTGGTAAGACAAGAATTCAATTTAGAAAAAAATATGCGGAAGAACAATATAATCGCGGGGAAAGAAGTAAGCCTGATAATTTAGGTGGGATACCTGACTGGGGCGTTTTAATGCGATCCTATTTAATATTCTTATATTATGATGAAAACCCTACTTTAACTTATCCTAAAAAAGAGAAGAAAATTAAGAATCAAGAAGATGAAATTGATAACAGCATTAATTATTGGGTCATTTCACCAGGTGAAAATTCGAGATTATGGGATCAGTTCTCCGCAGAAAATATGATTGCACTTGGTTGGGACTATTTAGGGGATTTAAAAAACTATGATTCAAAGGAAGCTGTTGAACGAAAAATAGCTGAGCAAAGAGCGGATGGGGTACGCCCTGTCAATGATACTAAGGCTGTCTGGGATTTCTATCGTGAAATTCAAACAGGCGACGTTGTATATGTAAAAGAAGGAATGAAGAGAATCCTCGCACGTGGAGTTGTTACGGGAGATTACTATTTTGATGATGAAGCATCAGAGTATAAACATAGAAGAAAAGTAGATTGGCTTCAAGTTGGAAATTGGGAACTACATCAGTCATTTGCTCAAAAAACGTTAACATGTTTAAATGCTTATCCAAATTTTATTCAAGAAATTGACCAAGTAATGAACGAAGATTTTATTGACCCGAAAATTGCTGAAGTAAATGAATTTCGAAATTGGTTATCCAATCAAGTTACTGATACCGGAGCTAGCTTGAATGATAAAACAGTTACCCAAAAAGTAAATGCGTTAAAGGATATAGAGCAATATTTTGATGCTCCAATTTTTGGTGAAACTGATATTGAGCAACTAAAACGGTTGAAAGATGCTGTCGTTTCAGATGAAGCCTACAAAAAATATAAAGGCGTATCGGGAAGCTCAATTGACTACTACATTCGTTTTATTGAATCTAAGCCGACTGTTCAAGAAAATGAATCCTATACAATGGATGAATTTCTTTCGGATGTTTTTATCGAGGAGAAAGAGCTTAGACGTCTAATTTCTCTTCTTGAAAATAAGAAGAATCTTATTTTGAAAGGTGCACCGGGAGTAGGTAAAACGTATATTGCCAAACGTTTAGCGAATGTAATGATGGAAGAAAAAGATGAAACACGAATCCATATGGTTCAGTTCCACCAAAGCTATAGTTATGAGGACTTCATTGAAGGGTTCCGTCCAAAAGCTGCAGGAGAAGGGTTTGAACTGAAACAAGGTCCGTTTGTGAAGTTTGCTAGAAAAGCAGCACGAGATCCAGAACGAGACTACTTCTTTATTATTGATGAAATTAATCGGGGGAATATGAGTAAAATATTTGGAGAATTAATGATGCTTATCGAAGCAGATAAGCGAGGCGAGCAAATCAATCTACTATATTCTAATGATATGTTTTCTGTGCCATCGAATTTATACATAATTGGGATGATGAATACGGCAGATAGAAGCTTAGCTTTATTAGACTACGCACTTAGAAGAAGATTTTCATTTTTTGAAATTAAACCAGCATTTCAAAATGAGACATTTAAGTCGTATGTAAACGAATTAAATAATCCAGAAGTTCTAAATCGTATCATTAATGAAATTAAAAGCTTAAATAATCAAATTGTTGAAGAGCTAGGGACAGGATTTCTAATTGGGCATAGCTACTTTGTAGGTGATGCTTATAAAGTAGATACTGCAACTCGTGTAGAAGAAGTAATCGACTATGAAATTATTCCACAGCTATTCGAGTATTGGTTTGATGATGAACAGAAAGCAAACGATTGGGCTGAACGACTAAGAGGTTGTTACGATGGAGAGAAATAA
- a CDS encoding DUF3298 and DUF4163 domain-containing protein, translated as MPYTFPVHIETHKISDGYNKTVFYPQVAALQNQELEGLINHAIIDQTQQLINEQIGNMPTAVEEMIGLYEIKNNQRQVLSLSLSNYTYHCQAAHGITYIKSLTFDLEKGEKCELSELFKPGSNYVERLSSLVDQQIKQRDIPLLGEFTGIRPDQDFYIADKTLVIYFQLYEITPYVFGFPMFPISVYDLQDIIVEDGPLGRLAVNN; from the coding sequence ATGCCTTACACATTTCCAGTCCATATAGAAACGCACAAAATCAGTGACGGTTACAATAAAACCGTTTTTTACCCCCAAGTGGCAGCGTTGCAAAATCAGGAATTGGAAGGGTTGATTAATCATGCGATTATTGATCAAACCCAACAGCTGATAAACGAACAAATTGGAAATATGCCAACTGCAGTGGAAGAAATGATTGGATTATATGAAATAAAAAACAACCAGCGTCAAGTACTGAGTTTATCACTTTCCAATTATACGTATCACTGCCAGGCGGCACATGGGATAACCTATATAAAGTCGCTAACATTTGATCTGGAAAAAGGGGAGAAATGTGAGCTGAGTGAATTATTTAAGCCAGGAAGTAATTATGTGGAGAGACTCTCCAGCTTAGTTGATCAACAAATAAAGCAGCGGGATATCCCTCTTTTGGGCGAATTCACCGGTATTCGACCTGATCAAGACTTTTATATTGCGGACAAAACCCTTGTTATTTACTTCCAACTATATGAAATTACTCCGTATGTTTTTGGGTTCCCTATGTTCCCTATTTCGGTATATGATCTCCAGGATATTATAGTTGAAGATGGTCCACTCGGACGATTGGCTGTTAATAATTAA